One part of the Granulicella arctica genome encodes these proteins:
- a CDS encoding L-rhamnonate dehydratase, which yields MKITEVRTRVVQWEGKTTPLPPHFCTNPMDLVMFREASMGNFAFHGWVLVEIFTDTGLVGLGNAALSPLVTKVCIDTYLKPLLLGADPWDVEYLWQQMYRRTMAFGRKGVGMTAISAVDIALWDLLGKSAKQPVFRLLGGRTKKRIPVYASRLYSMPLDELRVEAQRYKNEGYKAMKLRFGWGPVDGATGMQRNVELVRTVREVVGDGIDVMADAYMGWTLDYAKRMLPLLEPFHLRWLEEPVIPDDTRGYKELKAYGRVPIAGGEHEFTLFGFRELLEANALDYIQFDTNRVGGISQARKISALAEAYQIPVVPHAGQMHNYHIVMANLNSPMAEFFPKVDVEVGNELFWYIFDGEPVPVDGYIDLDDDTPGLGLTVNEESLKRFKIIE from the coding sequence ATGAAGATTACAGAAGTGCGCACACGCGTCGTACAGTGGGAAGGGAAGACCACGCCTCTACCTCCTCACTTTTGCACCAATCCGATGGACCTTGTTATGTTCCGCGAAGCATCGATGGGGAACTTTGCATTCCATGGATGGGTGCTGGTGGAGATATTCACGGATACCGGCCTAGTGGGTTTGGGAAATGCGGCATTGTCGCCGTTGGTGACTAAGGTCTGCATCGACACCTATCTGAAGCCGCTGCTGCTTGGAGCGGACCCCTGGGATGTTGAGTATTTGTGGCAGCAGATGTATCGGAGAACGATGGCGTTTGGGCGCAAAGGTGTTGGAATGACAGCAATCAGCGCGGTCGATATTGCGCTGTGGGATTTGCTGGGCAAGTCCGCAAAGCAACCAGTCTTCCGGCTGTTGGGAGGGCGGACGAAGAAGCGCATCCCGGTATATGCGAGCAGGCTCTACAGTATGCCACTGGACGAACTGCGGGTTGAGGCGCAGCGCTATAAGAACGAAGGCTACAAAGCAATGAAACTACGCTTCGGTTGGGGGCCGGTGGACGGAGCTACGGGGATGCAGCGCAACGTTGAGCTGGTGCGCACGGTCCGCGAAGTGGTGGGCGATGGTATCGATGTGATGGCCGACGCCTATATGGGCTGGACGCTGGACTATGCCAAACGCATGCTGCCACTGTTGGAACCGTTCCATCTGCGGTGGTTGGAAGAACCTGTAATCCCCGATGACACGCGTGGATATAAAGAGTTGAAAGCCTATGGACGAGTTCCGATTGCAGGCGGAGAGCACGAATTCACCTTGTTTGGCTTCCGCGAGTTGCTGGAGGCGAATGCACTTGACTATATCCAGTTCGATACCAACCGCGTTGGCGGGATCAGCCAAGCGCGGAAGATCTCGGCCCTGGCGGAGGCATATCAAATACCAGTGGTGCCGCACGCAGGCCAGATGCATAACTACCATATCGTGATGGCGAACCTCAACTCGCCAATGGCCGAGTTCTTTCCCAAAGTCGACGTGGAAGTAGGCAACGAGCTGTTCTGGTACATCTTCGACGGCGAGCCGGTTCCTGTGGATGGCTATATCGATCTCGACGACGACACTCCAGGGCTCGGCCTGACTGTGAACGAAGAGTCACTGAAGCGCTTCAAGATTATCGAGTAA
- a CDS encoding MFS transporter translates to MLSDATRTTRPKLIEMQWYFVAMVTAAIAISYFDRQTLPVAIAAIQRTIPLSNQQFSWLQFAFLIPYALLYAAGGRMLDVLGTRRGFILIMLWWSVACALHGLAMNFGFLLGARCLLGMGEGGALPAATRVVAEWIPLRERSTAMGIINAGTAVGSVLAPPLIGMVLLASGWRMVFFASGAAGLAWVVWWSVRYRGSNDASIATLDARLIAQQLSFLDLVGMRGVQVLVFAKFMSDSAWYFYLFWLPKYLYDVRGFDVKHVSYYAWIPYAASGIGSFLGGWLSSTLLSRGRSLNFSRKFVLGLSALFMPVVMLVPHVPVGWALMLFSIAFFCQQSWSGLIMTLPADIFPLSAVGTVSGLVGFGGAIGGAIFGVVAGFLLGQGFGYGTLFVIVGTFHLIGFLAILLLGGKVQPLKTPDLLRIESQS, encoded by the coding sequence ATGTTAAGTGATGCAACGCGGACGACGCGACCGAAACTGATCGAGATGCAATGGTATTTTGTCGCGATGGTGACAGCGGCGATTGCCATCAGCTACTTCGATCGGCAGACTCTGCCTGTTGCCATTGCTGCAATTCAGCGGACGATACCGCTCAGCAATCAGCAGTTCTCGTGGCTGCAGTTTGCCTTTTTGATTCCGTACGCGTTGCTGTATGCGGCAGGTGGCCGAATGCTTGACGTGTTAGGAACGCGCCGCGGATTCATTCTGATCATGCTGTGGTGGTCTGTTGCATGTGCGCTGCATGGACTAGCCATGAATTTTGGATTTCTGTTGGGCGCTCGTTGCCTGCTGGGTATGGGAGAAGGTGGTGCGCTTCCTGCAGCAACCAGAGTCGTTGCGGAGTGGATTCCGCTGCGTGAGCGATCGACTGCGATGGGAATCATCAATGCGGGAACGGCAGTGGGATCGGTGTTGGCCCCGCCGTTGATCGGAATGGTGTTGCTCGCGAGTGGATGGAGGATGGTGTTCTTTGCATCGGGAGCGGCTGGACTAGCGTGGGTGGTCTGGTGGTCGGTGCGCTATCGGGGAAGCAACGATGCTTCCATTGCCACGCTTGATGCACGTTTGATCGCGCAGCAACTATCGTTTCTGGATCTAGTGGGGATGCGCGGAGTGCAGGTTTTGGTCTTCGCCAAGTTCATGAGCGACTCTGCGTGGTACTTTTACCTGTTCTGGCTGCCGAAATACCTCTACGATGTACGCGGATTCGACGTAAAACATGTGAGTTACTATGCGTGGATTCCGTATGCCGCGTCAGGGATAGGAAGCTTTCTGGGCGGGTGGCTGTCGAGCACATTGCTGAGTCGAGGCCGGTCGCTGAATTTCTCGCGAAAGTTCGTTTTGGGCCTAAGCGCACTATTTATGCCTGTAGTGATGCTGGTACCGCACGTACCTGTGGGTTGGGCGCTGATGTTATTCAGCATTGCATTTTTCTGTCAGCAGTCCTGGTCCGGGCTGATTATGACTTTGCCCGCGGACATCTTTCCGTTGTCTGCGGTCGGAACGGTGTCGGGCCTGGTGGGATTCGGTGGTGCTATCGGCGGCGCTATCTTTGGCGTTGTCGCGGGTTTCCTATTGGGCCAAGGATTCGGGTACGGAACGTTGTTTGTTATCGTTGGAACCTTTCACCTCATCGGATTTCTTGCCATCCTGCTTCTGGGGGGTAAGGTGCAGCCGCTTAAGACTCCAGATCTATTACGAATAGAGAGCCAATCATGA
- a CDS encoding NAD(P)-binding domain-containing protein: MANDVAILGLGTMGSGMAANLLKAGFPLVVYNRSAVKAQALVDAGARLASTPAEAARNASVVISMLADDAASRGVWTGQNGALETVNDDTILIESSTVSPAWIAELATLASLHGAELLDAPITGSRMQAETGQLSFLVGGNTAALEIAAPVLRSMSKEIIHLGPVGSGAKMKLINNFLCGVQVASLAEGLVWIERSGLDPEKALSILKAGAPGSPLLGAISARMTTHNYSVNFLLKLMTKDLLYAEKEAAQCKVDLKTAEVARGLFEAAVAKGFGGEDMASVIEPLRDNK, from the coding sequence GTGGCTAACGACGTTGCGATACTTGGCTTGGGTACGATGGGATCCGGCATGGCGGCGAACCTGCTGAAGGCTGGATTTCCGCTGGTCGTATACAACCGCAGTGCGGTGAAGGCTCAGGCGCTCGTGGATGCCGGCGCTCGGTTGGCATCTACGCCGGCAGAGGCTGCACGGAACGCGTCCGTTGTCATCAGCATGCTGGCAGATGATGCGGCGTCTCGTGGTGTGTGGACGGGTCAGAACGGTGCGCTTGAAACTGTGAATGATGACACAATCCTGATTGAATCGAGTACGGTGAGCCCAGCATGGATCGCCGAGCTTGCGACGCTGGCGTCGCTACATGGAGCGGAGTTGCTGGATGCTCCCATAACTGGGAGCCGTATGCAGGCAGAAACCGGTCAGCTCTCGTTCTTAGTGGGCGGCAATACTGCTGCGTTGGAAATTGCAGCGCCTGTGTTGAGGTCGATGAGTAAAGAGATCATTCATCTGGGGCCGGTTGGGAGCGGGGCGAAGATGAAGTTGATTAATAATTTTTTGTGCGGCGTACAAGTCGCATCGCTGGCTGAGGGGCTTGTATGGATAGAGCGAAGCGGACTCGATCCGGAGAAGGCGCTCTCGATACTCAAGGCCGGTGCGCCCGGAAGTCCCCTGCTGGGAGCGATCTCGGCTCGGATGACCACTCATAACTACTCGGTGAACTTTCTGTTGAAGTTGATGACAAAAGACCTGCTCTATGCCGAGAAAGAGGCCGCGCAGTGCAAGGTGGACTTGAAGACGGCAGAGGTAGCTCGGGGTCTGTTTGAAGCTGCTGTAGCAAAGGGATTCGGCGGTGAAGACATGGCTTCGGTCATCGAGCCGCTGCGTGACAATAAATAG
- the araD1 gene encoding AraD1 family protein has product MIHLVQISNGLSRRVALVDEPHLHCLTEIKTVYELVQRCLGSGYQLSEQALALAHGEALDYDAVYAGTSEWHLLAPIDVPNDPARLMIAGTGLTHVGSARERQAMHAADAAKAVEGVTDSMRMFQWGVEGGRPADGEIGVAPEWFYKGNGFMLRAPFAPLTIPAYAEDGGEEAELAGIYIIGDDGTPYRIGTTAGNEFSDHRFEKSNYLNLAGSKLRTCSLGPELVVDAGFHAVAGEVRIERGAETIWSKSVETGEQNMCHSLANIEHHHFKFEGHRQPGDVHVHFFGAHSLSFGDGIVLKHGDWMEVRYEGFGRALRNPIHVETRDRQRLVVVRSLA; this is encoded by the coding sequence ATGATTCATCTTGTTCAGATCAGCAATGGGCTATCGCGTCGTGTGGCATTGGTTGACGAGCCTCATCTTCACTGTCTCACTGAGATTAAGACAGTCTATGAGTTGGTGCAAAGGTGTCTAGGCAGCGGATACCAGTTGAGTGAACAGGCGCTTGCGTTGGCACATGGCGAGGCGCTGGACTACGACGCAGTTTATGCAGGAACATCAGAATGGCATTTGCTGGCACCGATCGATGTGCCGAACGACCCGGCGCGCCTGATGATCGCGGGTACGGGTCTGACACACGTGGGAAGCGCAAGAGAAAGGCAGGCAATGCATGCTGCTGATGCTGCGAAGGCAGTTGAGGGTGTGACTGACAGCATGCGCATGTTTCAGTGGGGAGTGGAGGGCGGCCGCCCCGCAGATGGCGAAATTGGGGTTGCGCCGGAGTGGTTCTATAAGGGGAATGGTTTCATGCTGCGAGCGCCTTTCGCACCCTTGACGATTCCTGCCTATGCGGAAGATGGCGGTGAAGAGGCAGAACTGGCCGGCATCTACATAATTGGCGACGATGGCACACCGTATCGCATTGGGACTACCGCAGGTAACGAGTTCTCTGACCATCGGTTCGAGAAGAGCAACTACCTGAACCTGGCGGGTTCGAAGTTGCGAACGTGTAGCCTGGGCCCTGAGCTGGTGGTTGACGCGGGATTCCATGCGGTCGCGGGAGAGGTTCGGATCGAGCGTGGAGCGGAGACGATCTGGTCTAAGTCAGTGGAGACCGGAGAGCAGAATATGTGTCACAGTCTTGCCAACATAGAGCATCACCACTTCAAATTTGAAGGGCACCGTCAACCAGGAGATGTTCATGTGCACTTCTTCGGAGCCCATTCGCTGAGCTTCGGCGACGGCATTGTGTTGAAACATGGAGATTGGATGGAGGTGCGCTATGAGGGCTTTGGGCGAGCGTTGCGTAACCCAATCCACGTAGAGACAAGAGATCGGCAACGTCTGGTGGTAGTGCGGTCGCTTGCCTAA